Proteins encoded in a region of the Triticum dicoccoides isolate Atlit2015 ecotype Zavitan chromosome 3A, WEW_v2.0, whole genome shotgun sequence genome:
- the LOC119270756 gene encoding uncharacterized protein C24B11.05-like has product MGHEGAKYGDDGRPTCDCLLFDLDDTLYPVGSGIGLDVMKNIQEYMVEKLGIDKSISHELCILLYKQYGTTMAGLRAVGYQFDYDDFHGFVHGRLAYEKLKPDPVLRNILLSLPIRKLVFTNGDRLHASRAMKRLGIEDCFEGVLCFETLNPPSPTPAPASKVEIFDIMKHLAHPEPGVELPRSPILCKPNIDAMLHALKLADINPQTTIFFDDSVRNIQAGKQIGMHTVLVGTSEKIKGADHALESLHNMKEAFPELWEEAVKDEDVRKSSKVGMETSVIA; this is encoded by the exons ATGGGCCACGAGGGAGCCAAGTACGGCGACGACGGCCGCCCCACCTGCGACTGCCTCCTCTTCG acCTTGATGACACGCTCTACCCGGTGGGATCAGGCATCGGCCTCGACGTCATGAAGAACATCCAAG AATACATGGTCGAGAAGCTCGGCATCGACAAGAGCATCAGCCACGAGCTCTGCATCCTGCTGTACAAGCAGTACGGAACCACCATGGCCGGTCTGCGG GCTGTCGGGTACCAGTTCGACTACGATGATTTCCACGG CTTTGTTCATGGAAGGTTGGCCTACGAAAAGCTCAAGCCTGACCCTGTGCTCAGGAACATCCTTCTGAGCCTACCAATCCGCAAACTC GTGTTCACGAATGGTGACAGGCTCCATGCTTCGAGGGCCATGAAGAGGCTTGGGATCGAGGACTGCTTTGAGGGAGTTCTGTGCTTTGAGACATTGAACCCGCCATCGCCCACTCCTGCGCCAGCCAGCAAAGTTGAGATCTTTGATATAATGAAGCACCTGGCTCATCCGGAGCCTGGGGTTGAGCTGCCAAGGTCACCAATCCTGTGCAAACCGAATATAGATGCAATGCTGCATGCCCTCAAGCTTGCCGACATCAATCCTCAGACTACT ATATTTTTTGATGACAGCGTCAGGAACATCCAGGCCGGGAAGCAAATCGGAATGCACACTGTCCTG GTTGGAACTTCTGAAAAGATTAAAGGTGCTGACCATGCCTTGGAAAGCCTCCACAACATGAAGGAAGCGTTTCCAGAACTGTGGGAGGAGGCTGTGAAGGATGAGGACGTCAGGAAATCGAGCAAAGTTGGAATGGAGACATCGGTGATCGCTTAA
- the LOC119270755 gene encoding respirasome Complex Assembly Factor 1-like has product MRKSKAAAAAAKQPHHAAQNGHALPSRLARYLDPDASLDKDQLLDAVHWIRQAVGLACGLLWGAVPLVGAFWIALFFTISTVIVHLYYAHLLKIDEEDFGGHAALLQEGLFASFTLFLLSWTLVYSLAHF; this is encoded by the exons ATGAGGAAGTCcaaggcggctgcggcggcggcgaagcAGCCGCACCACGCGGCGCAGAACGGCCACGCCCTCCCCTCCAGGCTCGCCCGGTACCTCGACCCCGACGCGTCCTTGGACAAG GACCAGCTGCTGGACGCGGTGCACTGGATCCGGCAGGCGGTGGGGCTCGCCTGCGGCTTGCTCTGGGGCGCCGTCCCCCTCGTCGGCGCCTTCTGGATCGCCCT ATTCTTTACAATTTCCACCGTCATAGTTCATTTGTACTATGCGCATTTGCTGAAGATTGATGAGGAAGACTTTGGAGGCCATGCCGCCCTACTTCAGGAGGGGCTCTTTGCTTCGTTCACCCTTTTCCTT CTTTCATGGACTCTAGTATACAGCTTGGCTCACTTCTGA